Proteins from a genomic interval of Kitasatospora herbaricolor:
- a CDS encoding DUF47 domain-containing protein — MRFSLTPKETSFYDMFSAAAENLVVGSKLLLELLGSDVSARAEIVERMRAAEHAGDDTTHAVFHQLNSSFITPFDREDIYNLASSLDDIMDFMEEAVDLVVLYDIQTLPKGIEQQIEVLARAAELTAEAMPNLRSMSNLTEYWIEVNRLENQADQIHRKLLAHLFSGQYEAIEVLKLKQVVDVLEEAADAFEHVANTVETIAVKES; from the coding sequence GTGCGTTTTAGCCTGACCCCGAAGGAGACGAGCTTCTACGACATGTTCTCCGCAGCCGCGGAGAACCTCGTCGTGGGATCCAAGCTCCTGCTGGAACTGCTGGGTTCAGACGTGTCGGCCCGCGCGGAGATCGTCGAGCGCATGCGCGCCGCCGAGCACGCGGGTGACGACACCACCCACGCGGTGTTCCACCAGCTGAACTCCTCCTTCATCACGCCCTTCGACCGCGAGGACATCTACAACCTCGCCTCGTCGCTGGACGACATCATGGACTTCATGGAGGAGGCCGTCGACCTGGTCGTCCTCTACGACATCCAGACCCTCCCCAAGGGCATCGAGCAGCAGATCGAGGTGCTCGCCCGGGCCGCCGAGCTGACCGCCGAGGCGATGCCGAACCTGCGGAGCATGTCGAACCTGACCGAGTACTGGATCGAGGTCAACCGGCTGGAGAACCAGGCGGACCAGATCCACCGCAAGCTGCTCGCGCACCTGTTCAGCGGCCAGTACGAGGCCATCGAGGTGCTGAAGCTGAAGCAGGTCGTGGACGTCCTCGAAGAGGCGGCCGACGCCTTCGAGCACGTCGCCAACACGGTGGAGACCATCGCGGTCAAGGAGTCCTGA
- a CDS encoding metal-sensitive transcriptional regulator: MTTTETHEAGAQAGPAAHPHAGPHGYSEQKDAHLKRLRRIEGQIRGLQRMVDEDTYCIDVLTQVSASTKALQSFALSLLEEHLRHCVAAAAEEGGAELEAKVAEATAAIGRLLRS; this comes from the coding sequence ATGACCACGACCGAAACCCACGAGGCCGGCGCCCAGGCCGGGCCGGCCGCGCACCCGCACGCGGGCCCGCACGGCTACAGCGAACAGAAGGACGCCCACCTCAAACGCCTGCGCCGGATCGAGGGCCAGATCCGCGGCCTGCAGCGGATGGTCGACGAGGACACCTACTGCATCGACGTGCTCACCCAGGTCTCCGCCAGCACCAAGGCCCTGCAGTCCTTCGCGCTCTCGCTGCTGGAGGAGCACCTGCGGCACTGCGTCGCGGCCGCCGCCGAGGAGGGCGGCGCGGAGCTGGAGGCCAAGGTCGCCGAGGCCACCGCTGCGATCGGCCGGCTGCTGCGCAGCTGA